A stretch of Pseudomonas taetrolens DNA encodes these proteins:
- a CDS encoding Hpt domain-containing protein: MSDIHMDSNVVSALRDVMEGGFADLLDTFLSDSEERLGQLHNANEAGALTLVAHSFKGSSSNMGAIRLAHLCGLLEERAQKKQLAGIEELVIKIDDEYQMVRQLYRAERQRLVPPNLASS, from the coding sequence GTGTCTGACATTCATATGGATTCAAACGTCGTCAGTGCGTTGCGCGATGTCATGGAAGGCGGGTTTGCCGACCTGCTGGACACCTTTCTTTCCGACTCGGAAGAACGCCTCGGGCAATTGCACAATGCCAATGAAGCCGGTGCTCTGACGCTGGTTGCCCATAGCTTCAAAGGCAGCAGCAGCAACATGGGGGCCATTCGGCTGGCGCACCTGTGCGGCTTGCTTGAAGAGCGTGCGCAGAAGAAGCAACTGGCAGGCATCGAAGAGCTGGTGATCAAAATCGACGATGAATATCAAATGGTACGGCAGCTTTACCGCGCCGAACGCCAGCGTCTCGTGCCGCCCAACCTCGCCTCCAGCTGA
- the fliJ gene encoding flagellar export protein FliJ gives MASGGRAARLAPVVDMAEKAERAAAQRLGHFQGQVNLANSKLGDLEKYRGEYQSQWVERGSQGVSGQWLRNYQYFLNQLETAVGQQRQSLVWHENNLNKARETWQQAYARVEGLRKLVQRYADEARQLDDKREQKLMDELSQRSSRQDAD, from the coding sequence ATGGCCAGTGGAGGAAGGGCGGCGCGCCTGGCGCCGGTGGTGGACATGGCCGAGAAGGCAGAGCGCGCGGCCGCCCAGCGTCTGGGGCACTTTCAAGGCCAGGTCAATCTGGCGAACAGCAAGCTCGGCGACCTTGAGAAGTATCGCGGCGAATACCAGTCGCAATGGGTCGAGCGCGGCAGTCAGGGCGTGAGCGGACAGTGGTTGCGCAACTATCAGTACTTCCTCAACCAGCTTGAAACGGCCGTCGGCCAGCAGCGCCAGAGTCTGGTGTGGCATGAAAACAATCTCAACAAGGCCCGTGAAACCTGGCAGCAGGCCTATGCCCGGGTCGAAGGGTTGCGCAAGCTGGTTCAGCGCTATGCCGACGAAGCACGGCAGCTCGACGACAAGCGTGAACAAAAGCTGATGGACGAGTTGTCCCAGCGCTCGTCACGCCAGGACGCTGACTGA
- the fliI gene encoding flagellar protein export ATPase FliI codes for MRLRRTSFAKRLSSYAPAVSLPAQPVVEGRLLRMVGLTLEAEGLRAAMGSRCLVINDDSFHPVEVEAEVMGFSGSKIFLMPVGSVAGIAPGARVVPLADTGRLPMGMSMLGRVLDGAGRPLDGKGGMKAEDWVPMDGPTINPLKRDPISVPLDVGIRSINGLLTVGRGQRLGLFAGTGVGKSVLLGMMTRFTEADIIVVGLIGERGREVKEFIEHSLGAEGLKRSVVVASPADDAPLMRLRAAMYCTRIAEYFRDKGKNVLLLMDSLTRFAQAQREIALAIGEPPATKGYPPSVFAKLPKLVERAGNAEAGGGSITAFYTVLSEGDDQQDPIADSARGVLDGHIVLSRRLAEEGHYPAIDIEASISRVMPSVVSEEHLRRAQQFKQLWSRFQQARDLISVGAYVPGGDRETDTAIALQPAMVAYLRQGLNDNVSLAESGGHLGSIFAPAAGG; via the coding sequence ATGCGCCTTAGACGCACCAGCTTTGCCAAGCGCCTGAGCAGCTATGCGCCAGCGGTGTCGTTGCCCGCACAGCCGGTGGTCGAAGGCCGCCTGCTGCGCATGGTCGGCCTGACCCTTGAGGCCGAAGGCCTGCGCGCCGCCATGGGCAGCCGCTGCCTGGTGATCAACGACGACAGCTTTCATCCGGTCGAAGTTGAGGCTGAGGTGATGGGCTTTTCCGGCAGCAAGATTTTCCTCATGCCAGTGGGCAGTGTCGCCGGGATTGCGCCAGGAGCACGGGTGGTGCCCTTGGCCGATACCGGTCGTTTGCCGATGGGCATGAGCATGCTCGGCCGGGTGCTGGATGGTGCCGGGCGGCCGCTGGACGGCAAGGGCGGGATGAAGGCTGAAGACTGGGTGCCCATGGACGGCCCCACCATCAACCCGCTCAAGCGCGACCCCATCAGTGTGCCGCTGGACGTGGGTATTCGCAGCATCAACGGTTTATTGACGGTCGGCCGCGGTCAGCGGCTGGGCCTGTTCGCCGGTACTGGCGTGGGCAAGAGTGTGTTGTTGGGCATGATGACCCGCTTTACCGAGGCCGATATCATTGTGGTTGGCCTGATCGGCGAGCGGGGCCGCGAGGTGAAGGAGTTCATTGAGCACAGCCTCGGCGCAGAAGGGCTCAAGCGTTCTGTGGTGGTCGCATCGCCGGCCGATGACGCGCCCTTGATGCGTTTGCGTGCCGCCATGTACTGCACGCGGATTGCCGAATACTTTCGGGACAAGGGTAAAAATGTCCTGCTGCTGATGGATTCCCTCACCCGATTCGCCCAGGCCCAGCGGGAAATCGCCCTGGCCATCGGTGAGCCGCCGGCGACCAAAGGCTATCCGCCTTCGGTGTTCGCCAAACTGCCGAAACTGGTAGAGCGCGCCGGCAACGCCGAAGCCGGTGGCGGCTCGATTACCGCGTTTTATACCGTGCTGTCCGAAGGCGACGATCAGCAGGACCCGATTGCCGACTCGGCACGGGGCGTGCTCGACGGTCATATCGTGCTGTCCCGGCGCCTGGCGGAAGAGGGGCACTATCCGGCCATCGATATTGAAGCGTCCATCAGCCGGGTGATGCCGTCGGTGGTCAGCGAGGAGCACCTGAGGCGGGCGCAGCAGTTCAAGCAGTTGTGGTCGCGCTTCCAGCAGGCGCGGGACTTGATCAGCGTCGGTGCCTACGTACCCGGCGGTGACCGCGAAACCGACACGGCGATTGCCTTGCAGCCGGCGATGGTGGCGTACTTGCGCCAAGGATTGAACGACAACGTCAGCCTGGCTGAGAGTGGTGGTCACCTGGGCTCGATTTTCGCGCCGGCAGCGGGTGGCTAA
- the fliH gene encoding flagellar assembly protein FliH, with protein sequence MSNGESPADVIRAKDVGAFEVWGLPSFDPWREPCEPEPQPEPEPVEAPPVEMEEVPLEDVQPLTLEELESIRQEAWNEGFATGEKEGFHSTQLKVRQEAETALSAKVASLERLMGNLLAPLAEQDQQLEKAMVGLVEHITRQVIQRELKTDSRQIEQVLREGLKLLPMGAENIRLLINPQDFDQIKALRERHGEHWRIVEDDTLQPGGCRIETEHSRIDASIETRITQAMSQLFDQLHEQSLHPATADLDIDLDAPDAP encoded by the coding sequence GTGAGCAATGGCGAGTCTCCGGCAGATGTAATCCGCGCCAAGGATGTGGGTGCTTTCGAGGTATGGGGGTTGCCCAGCTTCGATCCGTGGCGCGAGCCTTGCGAACCTGAGCCGCAGCCGGAACCCGAGCCGGTTGAGGCGCCGCCGGTGGAAATGGAGGAGGTGCCGCTGGAGGACGTCCAGCCACTGACCCTCGAAGAACTCGAGAGCATTCGCCAGGAAGCCTGGAACGAAGGCTTTGCCACGGGTGAAAAGGAAGGCTTCCACAGCACTCAGCTTAAAGTGCGTCAGGAGGCCGAGACGGCCTTGAGCGCCAAGGTCGCAAGCCTTGAGCGTTTGATGGGCAACCTGTTGGCGCCGCTGGCCGAGCAGGACCAGCAACTTGAAAAGGCCATGGTCGGCCTGGTCGAACACATCACCCGGCAGGTGATCCAGCGCGAATTGAAAACCGATTCCCGGCAAATCGAGCAGGTGCTGCGCGAGGGGCTGAAGCTGTTGCCGATGGGCGCCGAGAATATCCGACTGCTCATCAATCCCCAGGACTTTGATCAGATCAAGGCCCTGCGTGAACGCCATGGCGAACATTGGCGGATCGTCGAAGACGACACGCTGCAACCGGGTGGCTGTCGCATTGAAACCGAACACAGCCGGATCGATGCCAGCATCGAAACCCGCATCACCCAGGCCATGAGCCAGCTGTTCGATCAGTTGCATGAGCAGTCGCTGCACCCGGCTACGGCGGACCTGGACATCGATCTGGACGCGCCGGATGCGCCTTAG
- the fliG gene encoding flagellar motor switch protein FliG, which translates to MSDNRAALNAKLSRVDKAAILLLSLGETDAAQVLRHMGPKEVQRVGVAMAQMRNVHREQVEQVMSEFVEIVGDQTSLGVGSDGYIRKMLTQALGEDKANGLIDRILLGGNTSGLDSLKWMEPRAVADVIRFEHPQIQAIVVAYLDPDQAGEVLGHFDHKARLDIILRVSSLNTVQPAALKELNQILEKQFSGNSNAARTSLGGIKRAADIMNFLDSSMEGQLMDSIRDVDEDLSGQIEDLMFVFNNLADVDDRGIQALLREVSSDVLVLALKGSDENVQEKIFKNMSKRAAELLRDDLEAKGPVRVSDVETAQKEILTIARRMAEAGEIVLGGKGGEEMI; encoded by the coding sequence ATGAGTGACAACCGAGCTGCCCTTAACGCCAAGCTGAGTCGGGTCGACAAGGCCGCCATCTTGCTGTTGTCGCTGGGTGAAACCGATGCGGCCCAGGTGCTGCGGCACATGGGGCCCAAAGAAGTCCAGCGGGTGGGTGTGGCGATGGCGCAAATGCGTAACGTGCACCGCGAACAAGTTGAACAGGTGATGAGCGAGTTCGTCGAAATCGTCGGTGATCAGACCAGCCTCGGCGTGGGTTCTGACGGTTATATCCGCAAAATGCTGACTCAGGCCTTGGGCGAAGACAAAGCCAATGGCCTGATCGACCGCATTCTGCTGGGCGGCAATACCAGTGGCCTCGACAGCCTGAAGTGGATGGAGCCGCGAGCGGTGGCGGATGTAATTCGCTTCGAACACCCGCAAATCCAGGCCATTGTGGTGGCTTACCTCGACCCGGATCAGGCGGGCGAGGTGCTGGGGCATTTTGACCATAAAGCGCGGCTGGACATCATCCTGCGGGTTTCATCGCTCAACACGGTGCAACCGGCGGCGCTGAAAGAGCTGAACCAGATTCTTGAAAAGCAGTTCTCGGGCAACTCCAACGCCGCACGCACGTCTTTGGGCGGGATCAAGCGAGCGGCCGACATCATGAACTTCCTCGACAGCTCGATGGAAGGTCAGTTGATGGACTCGATTCGTGATGTCGACGAAGACCTGTCCGGCCAGATCGAAGACCTCATGTTTGTCTTCAACAACCTGGCCGATGTCGACGACCGCGGGATTCAGGCATTGTTGCGCGAAGTGTCTTCGGACGTGCTGGTGCTGGCCCTCAAGGGTTCCGACGAAAACGTTCAGGAAAAGATCTTCAAGAACATGTCCAAGCGTGCGGCCGAACTGTTGCGCGATGACCTCGAAGCCAAGGGGCCGGTACGCGTCAGCGATGTCGAAACGGCGCAGAAAGAAATCCTCACCATTGCCCGCCGTATGGCCGAAGCCGGAGAAATCGTTCTCGGTGGGAAGGGCGGCGAAGAGATGATCTAA